The Argopecten irradians isolate NY chromosome 16, Ai_NY, whole genome shotgun sequence genome window below encodes:
- the LOC138310772 gene encoding putative nuclease HARBI1, with amino-acid sequence MTTYTKNRFPNYFVRPEIHCQRASSIAGAIDVCKCLYQLGERVIQWPSPEKQQQTAQQVQQVCTLPGVIGFLDGTHIRLSTALGGEKDYFNRKGFPSMQLQSVVDEQMAFINVYTEWPGCVHDARVLRNSTLFHKAEAGELILQNHHIFADNAYPLKNWLITPFKNLGNLTRPQIRFNKRLSSVRQTVERAFAHLKGRFRKLKDIPLHNQEDICTLIYACCVLHNLCIRHNDDVDAYIDGEEEEDPNQFVNVYQNGHVGVVRRLQLMNQN; translated from the exons atgactacgtacacgaaaaatAGATTTCCAAACTATTTCGTCCgtcctgaaattcactgtcaaaggGCGAGTTCGATCGCAGGAGCTATAG ACGTGTGCAAGTGTCTGTACCAGCTTGGTGAACGG GTGATCCAATGGCCTAGTCCAGAAAAACAGCAACAAACTGCTCAGCAGGTGCAACAAGTCTGTACATTACCAGGTGTAATTGGCTTCCTAGACGGGACACACATAAGATTGTCCACTGCTTTAGGAGGGGAGAAGGATTACTTCAATCGCAAAGGATTTCCTTCCATGCAGCTGCAG AGTGTTGTGGATGAACAGATGGCGTTTATTAATGTTTATACTGAATGGCCAGGCTGTGTTCATGACGCACGAGTGTTAAGAAATTCTACACTATTTCACAAGGCGGAGGCTGGGGAGCTCATTTTACAAAACCATCATATTTTTGCTGACAACGCATACCCATTAAAGAACTGGCTAATCACACCTTTTAAAAACTTGGGAAATCTTACAAGACCCCAGATCAGGTTCAATAAAAGACTGTCCAGTGTAAGACAAACTGTAGAACGTGCATTTGCACACCTCAAAGGCAGGTTTAGGAAGCTCAAGGATATTCCTCTGCACAACCAAGAGGATATTTGTACTTTGATTTATGCTTGTTGTGTTTTACATAACTTGTGCATCCGTCACAACGATGATGTGGATGCATATATTGATGGAGAGGAAGAAGAAGATCCAAACCAGTTTGTGAATGTCTACCAAAATGGACATGTGGGAGTTGTTAGACGACTCCAACTTATGAATCAGAATTAA